A window of Christiangramia forsetii KT0803 contains these coding sequences:
- a CDS encoding DUF4286 family protein gives MIIYNVTINVQETIHDKWLKWMQEEHIPDMLATKKFTKALMTKVLVQEPMGGITYSVQYTTESKAMLEKYYEENAEELRSKSKAFDGKFVAFRTELEVITEQ, from the coding sequence ATGATTATATACAACGTTACCATTAACGTCCAGGAAACCATACATGATAAATGGCTGAAATGGATGCAAGAAGAACATATTCCTGATATGTTAGCTACCAAGAAATTTACGAAAGCTTTAATGACAAAAGTTTTGGTGCAGGAACCTATGGGGGGAATTACTTATTCTGTTCAATATACTACGGAAAGTAAAGCGATGCTTGAAAAATACTATGAAGAGAATGCTGAAGAACTACGTTCAAAATCAAAAGCTTTCGATGGTAAGTTTGTAGCTTTTAGAACAGAACTGGAAGTGATTACTGAACAGTAA
- a CDS encoding HTTM domain-containing protein, which produces MLNRWLFKQVDNSALVVFRALFGLLIAIEAFGAIFTGWIRRTLIEPDFTFNFIGFEFLQPLPGNGMLWYYGIMGVFGIFVMLGFKYRLSIVCYGIMWAAVYLMQKSSYNNHYYLLMLLCIIMSFLPANRWFSLDAKIKPEISKISMPRWVWVVIVLQLWIVFTYASVAKLYPDWLDGSFPALLMRSKADYWLVGEILQQGWVRYAITYFGLLFDLLIIPLLFWKRTRLPAFIAAIFFHLFNSFIFHIGIFPYMSLAFSIFFFPTEKINKWFLRNRKKYYDKGEIIIPPYRNLLIAAMSIWFIIQVCLPLRHWFFKDDVLWTEEGHRLSWRMMLRGKSGRITFKVVEKGAIDTVFVNKKDYLSRKQLRAISTKPDMIWQFVQRIEEEYVEKGKEVEIYAEGKISVNGGPYKPLIDPKVDLAAEKWQHFRHHDWILPSDSE; this is translated from the coding sequence ATGCTTAACCGGTGGCTTTTTAAACAAGTCGATAATTCTGCACTGGTAGTATTCCGTGCGCTTTTTGGTTTGTTGATCGCTATAGAGGCATTTGGAGCCATCTTCACCGGCTGGATAAGAAGAACGCTTATCGAGCCAGATTTCACTTTCAATTTTATAGGTTTTGAATTCCTGCAACCCCTTCCCGGCAACGGCATGCTTTGGTATTATGGAATAATGGGCGTTTTCGGCATTTTTGTGATGCTGGGTTTCAAATATCGCCTAAGTATTGTTTGTTATGGAATTATGTGGGCCGCAGTTTACCTGATGCAAAAATCTTCCTATAACAATCATTATTACCTGCTAATGTTGTTATGTATTATCATGAGTTTTTTACCGGCGAATCGTTGGTTTTCACTGGATGCTAAGATAAAGCCTGAAATAAGCAAAATTTCAATGCCCCGCTGGGTTTGGGTCGTGATCGTATTACAGCTTTGGATCGTTTTCACCTATGCTTCAGTGGCGAAATTATATCCCGACTGGTTAGACGGTAGTTTTCCCGCGCTTTTGATGAGGTCGAAGGCCGATTACTGGCTGGTGGGAGAAATCCTTCAGCAAGGATGGGTACGGTATGCAATCACCTATTTCGGGTTGTTATTTGACCTTTTGATAATTCCTCTATTATTCTGGAAAAGAACGAGGCTGCCGGCATTTATTGCCGCTATATTCTTTCATTTATTTAATAGTTTTATTTTCCATATTGGGATTTTCCCATATATGTCCCTGGCTTTTTCCATCTTTTTCTTTCCTACGGAAAAGATCAACAAATGGTTCCTTAGAAACAGAAAGAAATATTATGATAAAGGAGAAATTATCATCCCGCCTTACCGCAATCTTTTAATAGCAGCCATGAGCATCTGGTTTATTATCCAGGTATGTTTGCCGCTAAGGCATTGGTTCTTTAAAGATGATGTGCTATGGACAGAAGAAGGTCATCGATTAAGCTGGCGTATGATGTTACGGGGTAAAAGCGGAAGGATTACCTTTAAAGTTGTTGAGAAAGGAGCTATAGATACGGTATTTGTAAATAAAAAAGACTACCTCTCCAGGAAGCAGTTGCGGGCTATTTCTACCAAACCAGACATGATCTGGCAATTCGTGCAACGCATAGAAGAAGAATATGTTGAAAAAGGCAAAGAGGTAGAAATTTATGCTGAAGGGAAAATAAGTGTAAATGGCGGTCCCTATAAACCACTCATTGATCCAAAGGTAGATCTAGCGGCAGAAAAGTGGCAGCATTTTAGACATCACGACTGGATTTTACCTTCAGATTCGGAGTAA
- the mgtE gene encoding magnesium transporter, producing the protein MQFQVTEELIDKIQYLIEEQNNEELLLHLEDVHHADIAEILTELNLEEATYLVKLLDSEKTAEALMELEEGVRERILENLSAREIASELSEMDTDDAADIISELSLELQQDVISEIADEQHADDIVELLRYDEDSAGGLMAKELVRVNENWSVTGCMAEMRKQAENVTRVHSIYVVDDKNKLKGRLSLKDLLTASSDANIGDIYIPQVDFVNVHTEGEEVARIMQKYDLEAIPVVDEMNRLVGRITVDDILDFIKEEAEKDYQMAAGISEDVEADASIWRLTRARLPWLILGLFGGLGAVYVMKGFEEALANYVELFFFTPLIAAMAGNVGVQSSAIIVQGLANDNLKGSLFNRLLKEIGLTLINGIALGILVIIFGFFAGQPPIMSFTIALALQTVIIIAALIGTFVPIILDKQGIDPAIATGPFITTSNDIFGIFIFFFLAKTILGF; encoded by the coding sequence ATGCAATTTCAAGTAACTGAAGAATTAATAGATAAGATACAGTACCTCATTGAAGAACAAAACAATGAGGAATTGCTGCTGCACCTCGAAGACGTGCACCACGCCGATATTGCTGAAATTCTTACCGAATTAAATCTTGAAGAAGCTACTTACCTGGTAAAGCTTCTTGACAGTGAAAAGACCGCAGAGGCCCTTATGGAGCTGGAAGAAGGGGTTCGGGAACGAATCCTAGAGAATCTTTCGGCCCGGGAGATCGCGTCAGAGCTTAGTGAGATGGATACCGATGATGCGGCTGATATCATTTCTGAATTATCCCTTGAATTACAACAGGATGTAATTTCTGAAATAGCCGACGAGCAGCATGCCGATGATATCGTGGAGTTGTTGCGGTATGACGAAGATTCTGCCGGTGGTTTGATGGCGAAAGAGCTTGTGAGGGTAAACGAAAACTGGAGTGTTACAGGTTGTATGGCTGAAATGCGCAAACAAGCTGAAAATGTGACCCGTGTTCATTCTATCTATGTGGTAGACGATAAAAATAAATTGAAGGGAAGACTTTCCCTTAAAGATCTGCTTACGGCTTCCAGCGACGCCAATATTGGTGATATTTATATCCCTCAGGTAGATTTTGTGAACGTACATACTGAAGGGGAAGAGGTAGCCAGAATCATGCAGAAATATGATCTGGAAGCTATTCCGGTTGTTGATGAAATGAACCGCCTGGTTGGTAGAATTACCGTGGATGATATTCTTGATTTTATTAAAGAAGAAGCTGAAAAAGATTATCAAATGGCAGCGGGTATTTCTGAAGATGTAGAAGCCGATGCCAGTATCTGGAGATTAACCCGGGCACGTTTACCATGGCTAATTTTAGGGCTTTTTGGCGGACTTGGAGCCGTTTATGTGATGAAAGGTTTTGAAGAAGCGCTGGCGAATTATGTAGAGCTATTTTTCTTTACACCGCTAATCGCTGCGATGGCCGGTAATGTGGGGGTGCAATCCAGTGCGATTATCGTGCAGGGTTTGGCGAATGATAATCTTAAAGGGAGTCTTTTCAATAGACTTTTAAAAGAAATAGGTTTGACCCTTATAAACGGTATTGCTTTAGGAATTTTGGTTATAATCTTTGGCTTTTTTGCAGGTCAGCCTCCTATCATGAGTTTTACGATTGCGCTAGCTTTACAAACAGTAATCATAATTGCCGCACTTATTGGCACGTTTGTACCTATTATATTGGATAAGCAGGGAATAGATCCGGCAATTGCTACAGGGCCTTTTATCACTACCAGTAACGATATTTTCGGAATCTTTATCTTCTTCTTTCTGGCCAAGACCATTCTTGGATTTTAG
- a CDS encoding tetratricopeptide repeat protein — MRCFVFMAIWLLAGCGLYAQSEQLAKNFFDQGEYEKALKVYQKLYEGNPANPVYFNGVVLANQQMENFEEAEKMLLERLNRSANNPSILIELGHNYELQNEEEKATRFYDEALQAIESRPNYAYSIARGFEQYNLLDYAAKAYEWAMEKTTDRNYNLQLARIYGEQGKIEEMFSNYLDLIEDDMKFYGIANREFNRYISEDPQSEANIIFRKLLLKRLQEDPQLLYNEMLSWLFVQQKDFDKAFAQERAIFKRGEKSLQGILNLAILSKDAEEYETAEEIISYAIEESPSRTFHLQARHFLLKIQLETTKSGDYTKVESDFKSLLDEYGYNTETLDIQIDYANFMAFSLDKKEEAITLLKSSAEITPGKFDLAKVKMAMADILVVQEKFNEALIYYSQIQNLVKNDVISQDARFKVAKTSYYKGDFKWAKTQLDILKSSTSQLIANDAMELSLLISDNSLEDSTQTALKKFAQADLLAFQKKNGEAIKALDSILINHKGEKIEDEALLSQAKLYEKEEDFKSAEKNYQIIIHNFNDDILADNAHYFLAELYANQLQDPERAKSLYEQIIFNFADSIYFVEARKKYRMLRGDTIE, encoded by the coding sequence ATGCGCTGTTTTGTTTTTATGGCTATATGGTTGTTGGCCGGTTGTGGACTTTATGCTCAAAGTGAACAGCTGGCAAAGAACTTTTTTGATCAGGGTGAATACGAAAAGGCTCTGAAGGTTTACCAAAAACTTTACGAAGGAAATCCCGCCAATCCGGTTTATTTTAATGGAGTAGTTTTGGCCAACCAGCAAATGGAAAATTTTGAGGAAGCTGAAAAAATGTTGTTGGAACGTCTTAATCGTTCTGCGAATAACCCTTCCATTCTTATAGAACTCGGTCACAATTATGAGCTTCAGAATGAAGAGGAAAAAGCTACACGATTTTATGATGAAGCATTACAAGCTATAGAATCCAGGCCAAATTACGCCTATTCTATTGCCAGGGGTTTTGAACAGTATAATCTCTTAGATTACGCTGCAAAAGCTTACGAATGGGCGATGGAAAAGACTACTGATAGAAATTACAATCTTCAGCTGGCACGTATCTATGGAGAGCAGGGTAAAATTGAAGAGATGTTCAGTAATTACCTGGATCTTATAGAGGATGACATGAAGTTTTACGGGATCGCGAACAGGGAATTTAACCGTTATATTTCTGAAGATCCCCAATCTGAAGCTAATATTATTTTCAGGAAACTTCTGCTTAAAAGACTTCAGGAAGATCCTCAATTGCTTTATAATGAAATGTTGAGCTGGTTATTTGTTCAGCAGAAAGATTTTGATAAAGCCTTTGCCCAGGAGCGTGCTATTTTTAAAAGAGGAGAAAAATCTTTACAGGGGATTCTAAATCTTGCTATACTATCCAAAGATGCTGAAGAATATGAAACTGCTGAAGAAATTATTAGCTATGCTATTGAAGAATCACCTTCCAGAACCTTTCATCTGCAGGCAAGACACTTTCTTTTAAAGATTCAATTAGAAACTACTAAATCTGGTGATTATACTAAGGTAGAAAGTGATTTTAAATCACTTTTAGATGAATATGGATATAATACTGAAACATTAGATATTCAGATAGATTACGCTAATTTTATGGCTTTTAGCCTGGATAAAAAGGAAGAGGCGATAACACTTTTAAAAAGCTCGGCTGAAATCACACCCGGTAAATTTGACCTGGCAAAAGTGAAAATGGCCATGGCAGATATTTTAGTGGTTCAGGAGAAATTTAATGAAGCACTTATTTATTATTCACAAATACAGAATCTTGTAAAAAATGATGTGATCTCACAGGATGCCAGATTTAAAGTGGCAAAAACCAGTTATTACAAAGGAGATTTTAAATGGGCAAAGACACAATTGGATATTCTTAAATCGTCCACCTCTCAATTGATAGCCAATGATGCGATGGAATTGAGTTTGCTTATAAGTGATAATTCTTTGGAAGACTCTACACAAACTGCTTTAAAAAAGTTCGCACAGGCAGATCTACTGGCATTTCAGAAGAAGAATGGTGAAGCTATTAAAGCGCTGGATTCTATTCTTATTAATCACAAAGGAGAGAAGATTGAAGACGAGGCCTTGTTAAGTCAGGCGAAATTGTATGAAAAAGAGGAGGATTTTAAAAGTGCGGAAAAAAATTATCAGATAATCATTCATAATTTTAATGATGATATCCTCGCAGATAACGCACATTATTTCCTTGCAGAATTGTATGCAAATCAACTTCAAGATCCTGAAAGGGCAAAATCGCTTTACGAGCAAATTATCTTTAACTTTGCCGATAGTATTTACTTTGTAGAAGCCCGTAAGAAATACCGAATGCTTCGCGGGGATACTATAGAGTAA
- the serS gene encoding serine--tRNA ligase encodes MLQVSNIAEHKEEYIKALKKRNFDAEDIFEQVLTLDETRRTTQAKLDDTLATSNKISKEIGLMFKNGEHQKANVLKEKTGKLKEESKELSEKLTSTVDDLQNLLYTIPNIPHDSVPAGKTEDDNEEIYKEGDIPVLVEGSLPHWELAKKYDIIDFELGNKVTGAGFPVYKGKGARLQRALITWFLDKATEAGYTEFQLPLMVNEASGLGTGQLPDKEGQMYHVTEDDLYLIPTSEVPMTNMFRDRLMNEKDFPILCTGYTPCFRREAGSYGAHVRGLNRLHQFDKVEIVRLETPENSYAALDSMVDHIKGLLKELKLPYRILRLCGGDLGFTAALTMDFEVFSTAQDRWLEISSVSNVENFQANRLKLRYKNKENQKELVHTLNGSALALPRVLAGILENYQTQDGIKVPEVLVPYCGFDMID; translated from the coding sequence ATGTTACAGGTTTCAAATATTGCAGAACATAAAGAAGAATATATCAAAGCCCTTAAAAAAAGGAATTTTGATGCTGAAGATATTTTTGAACAGGTTTTAACGCTGGACGAGACCAGAAGAACTACTCAGGCAAAACTTGACGATACACTAGCTACCTCTAATAAAATATCTAAGGAGATTGGATTGATGTTTAAGAATGGAGAGCATCAAAAAGCGAATGTACTGAAGGAAAAAACCGGAAAGTTGAAGGAAGAATCGAAAGAACTTTCAGAAAAGCTTACTTCAACGGTAGACGATCTTCAAAATTTACTTTATACGATCCCGAATATTCCACACGATTCTGTTCCTGCTGGAAAGACCGAAGATGACAACGAAGAGATCTATAAAGAAGGAGATATTCCTGTGCTGGTTGAAGGTTCGCTTCCGCACTGGGAGCTCGCGAAAAAGTATGATATTATAGATTTTGAACTGGGAAATAAAGTCACCGGAGCGGGATTTCCTGTTTATAAAGGAAAAGGAGCAAGACTCCAACGTGCTCTAATCACATGGTTTCTTGATAAAGCTACAGAAGCTGGTTACACTGAATTTCAGTTGCCACTAATGGTAAACGAAGCTTCCGGTCTTGGAACCGGACAGTTGCCAGATAAAGAAGGCCAGATGTATCATGTTACTGAAGATGATCTCTATTTGATCCCAACTTCTGAAGTTCCTATGACCAATATGTTCCGGGACAGGCTGATGAATGAAAAGGATTTTCCAATTCTATGTACCGGCTATACGCCTTGTTTCAGGAGAGAAGCGGGTTCTTACGGTGCTCATGTTCGTGGATTGAATCGTTTGCATCAGTTTGATAAAGTGGAGATCGTACGACTGGAAACCCCAGAGAATTCGTATGCTGCGTTAGATAGTATGGTAGACCATATCAAAGGATTACTTAAAGAACTTAAATTGCCTTATAGAATTTTAAGGCTTTGTGGTGGTGATCTTGGTTTTACTGCAGCGTTGACCATGGATTTTGAAGTATTCTCTACCGCACAGGATCGCTGGTTGGAGATAAGTTCAGTTTCAAACGTGGAGAATTTCCAGGCAAACAGGTTAAAATTAAGATATAAAAATAAAGAGAATCAAAAAGAACTGGTTCATACACTTAACGGGAGTGCGCTTGCACTACCAAGAGTTCTGGCAGGGATCCTGGAGAACTATCAAACCCAAGATGGAATCAAAGTACCTGAAGTATTGGTGCCTTACTGTGGGTTTGATATGATAGATTAA
- a CDS encoding VOC family protein, whose amino-acid sequence MKNRVTGLGGFFFKSKDPDNVKKWYNEHLGLNTDQYGCTFWWKDKEGNDCSTQWSPMSEDTDYYKPSEKQFMMNFRVENLEELLKVLKEEGVEVVGEMETYDYGKFGWIMDPEGNKIELWEPNDQVFLDQEKS is encoded by the coding sequence ATGAAAAATAGGGTAACAGGTTTAGGTGGATTTTTCTTCAAGTCTAAAGATCCTGACAATGTAAAGAAATGGTATAACGAGCATCTTGGTTTAAATACAGATCAATATGGCTGTACTTTTTGGTGGAAAGATAAAGAAGGAAATGACTGCTCAACTCAGTGGAGTCCTATGAGTGAGGATACCGATTATTACAAACCTTCAGAAAAGCAATTTATGATGAACTTCAGGGTAGAAAACCTGGAAGAATTGCTGAAGGTTTTAAAAGAAGAAGGTGTTGAAGTCGTTGGAGAAATGGAAACTTACGATTATGGCAAGTTTGGCTGGATCATGGATCCTGAAGGTAATAAGATCGAACTTTGGGAGCCTAACGATCAGGTATTTCTAGATCAGGAGAAAAGTTAG
- the pth gene encoding aminoacyl-tRNA hydrolase produces the protein MLSFFGRILGKKETGEKIDPMKKFLIVGLGNIGPKYENTRHNIGFKILDELAREKEVTFETQKLGDVATFKFKGRTFVLLKPSTYMNLSGKAVNYWMQKEKINLENLLVVTDDLNLNFGTLRLKTKGSDGGHNGLKDIQSQLNTTKYNRFRFGISDEFSKGSQVDYVLGEWGDDEESKMSERLKTSAELIQSFGTAGVSNTMNTFNGK, from the coding sequence ATGCTTTCATTCTTCGGAAGAATTTTAGGAAAGAAAGAGACCGGGGAGAAAATAGATCCTATGAAGAAATTTTTGATCGTTGGCCTCGGAAATATTGGTCCTAAATACGAAAATACCAGACATAATATAGGCTTTAAGATCCTGGATGAACTTGCCCGGGAAAAAGAGGTCACTTTTGAAACTCAGAAGCTTGGCGATGTCGCAACCTTTAAATTTAAGGGAAGAACCTTTGTTCTGCTAAAGCCCAGTACCTATATGAATTTAAGCGGAAAAGCCGTGAATTACTGGATGCAGAAAGAAAAGATCAACCTGGAAAATCTTTTGGTAGTAACCGATGATTTGAATCTTAACTTTGGAACTTTAAGGTTAAAGACTAAGGGAAGTGATGGCGGGCATAACGGATTGAAAGATATACAGTCACAATTAAATACCACCAAATACAATCGTTTTAGGTTTGGAATAAGTGATGAATTCTCCAAAGGGAGCCAGGTAGATTATGTGTTGGGGGAATGGGGTGATGATGAAGAAAGTAAAATGTCCGAGCGATTAAAAACATCGGCAGAGTTGATACAATCTTTCGGAACCGCAGGAGTTTCCAATACTATGAATACATTTAATGGAAAATAA
- a CDS encoding 2-hydroxyacid dehydrogenase has protein sequence MIILHADTNHPALMRKLEEAGHHNIEGYEQSRADTLQNQHLYDGIVIRSRYKIDREFIDAAPNLKFIARVGAGLESIDVEYAKERGIQLFSAPEGNRNAVGEHSLGMLLSLFNKLNKADKEVREGLWQREENRGVELDGKTVGLIGYGNMGKAFAKKLRGFEVDVIFYDLKEGIADDNARQVGYEEFFEKADVVSLHVPLTEETEHMFNKEFISSFKKPFWFINTARGKSVVTADLVEALKEEKVLGAGLDVLEYEKASFESLFGNKKNVSMSAADPIPEALRELMFMPHTLLSPHVAGWTKESHKGLATVIADKIIADFGEGGEK, from the coding sequence ATGATTATTCTGCATGCCGATACAAATCATCCAGCTCTGATGAGAAAGCTTGAAGAGGCAGGGCATCACAATATTGAAGGATATGAACAGTCAAGAGCAGATACCCTTCAAAATCAACATTTATATGATGGGATTGTAATTAGAAGCCGCTATAAAATTGATCGCGAATTTATAGACGCTGCTCCAAATCTCAAATTTATTGCCAGAGTGGGCGCAGGCCTGGAAAGTATAGATGTGGAATATGCGAAAGAAAGAGGAATTCAACTATTCTCAGCGCCAGAAGGCAATAGAAATGCGGTTGGAGAACATTCCCTGGGAATGCTTTTATCATTGTTTAATAAGCTTAATAAAGCTGATAAAGAGGTTCGTGAAGGTCTTTGGCAGCGTGAAGAGAATCGAGGTGTTGAACTGGACGGTAAAACGGTTGGTCTTATCGGCTACGGAAATATGGGAAAAGCCTTTGCTAAAAAACTACGAGGTTTTGAGGTAGACGTGATATTTTATGACCTTAAAGAAGGTATTGCCGATGATAACGCCCGTCAGGTTGGATATGAAGAATTCTTTGAAAAAGCCGATGTGGTAAGTTTACATGTTCCACTGACCGAAGAAACTGAACATATGTTCAATAAAGAATTTATCAGTAGCTTTAAAAAACCTTTCTGGTTTATCAATACGGCAAGAGGTAAAAGTGTGGTAACAGCAGATCTTGTGGAAGCACTTAAAGAAGAAAAAGTATTGGGCGCGGGACTGGATGTTCTGGAGTACGAGAAAGCTTCTTTTGAAAGTCTCTTCGGAAATAAAAAGAATGTTTCAATGAGTGCCGCAGATCCAATTCCGGAAGCTTTAAGGGAATTAATGTTTATGCCACATACCTTATTGAGTCCTCACGTGGCTGGTTGGACCAAAGAATCACATAAAGGTTTGGCTACTGTAATTGCTGATAAAATAATTGCAGATTTCGGTGAGGGTGGAGAAAAATAG
- a CDS encoding bifunctional riboflavin kinase/FAD synthetase has translation MKEHKGANSFISERQTVVTIGTFDGVHAGHRKIIERLVNSANANNLDSVVLTFFPHPRMVLQKESGIQLINTIEERKNLLRETGIDHLVIHPFTHQFSRLTALEFVRDILVNKLKAKKIIIGYDHRFGRNRTADINDLKQFGKDFGFEVEEISQQDVEQVAVSSTKIRNALLDGRVERANMYLQHPFTLKGTIVRGRGIGKDLGFPTANLEVAEDYKLIPKNGVYVVSTIIDGKAVNGMMNIGTNPTVGGKEKTIESYFFDLDKDLYGKQLEIELLVRIRDEKKFTSVNDLKVAMKQDQAFSKQYLKDNHA, from the coding sequence TTGAAAGAGCATAAAGGAGCAAACTCATTCATAAGCGAGCGCCAGACGGTAGTTACCATTGGTACTTTTGATGGAGTTCATGCAGGACATAGAAAGATTATAGAACGCCTTGTAAATTCTGCAAATGCGAACAATCTGGATTCGGTGGTGCTTACTTTTTTTCCGCATCCAAGAATGGTATTGCAAAAAGAAAGTGGCATTCAGCTTATCAATACCATTGAGGAGCGCAAGAATTTATTGCGTGAAACCGGAATAGATCATTTGGTTATTCATCCTTTTACCCATCAATTCTCCAGGCTTACTGCGCTTGAATTTGTTCGGGACATTCTTGTAAATAAACTGAAAGCAAAAAAGATCATTATTGGCTATGATCATCGTTTTGGACGTAATCGTACTGCAGATATTAATGATCTGAAGCAGTTTGGAAAAGATTTCGGCTTTGAAGTGGAAGAGATTTCGCAACAGGACGTAGAGCAGGTAGCGGTAAGTTCTACAAAGATTAGAAATGCACTTTTGGATGGTCGTGTTGAAAGGGCTAATATGTACCTGCAACATCCTTTTACACTGAAAGGGACTATTGTTAGAGGCCGCGGTATAGGAAAAGATCTTGGTTTTCCCACAGCTAATTTGGAAGTTGCTGAAGATTATAAACTCATCCCCAAAAATGGCGTGTATGTGGTAAGCACCATTATAGACGGAAAGGCTGTAAATGGGATGATGAATATCGGTACCAATCCTACGGTGGGTGGAAAAGAAAAGACCATAGAATCTTACTTTTTTGATTTAGATAAAGACCTTTACGGTAAACAGTTAGAAATCGAACTACTGGTTAGAATACGTGATGAGAAGAAATTTACTTCCGTAAACGATCTTAAAGTCGCGATGAAACAGGATCAGGCATTTTCAAAACAATATTTAAAAGATAACCATGCTTAA
- the rsmA gene encoding 16S rRNA (adenine(1518)-N(6)/adenine(1519)-N(6))-dimethyltransferase RsmA, with the protein MKKYKPSFNKPSSNHRNNEDQGVRAKKHLGQHFLTDENIAAKIADTLSYNGYEKVLEIGPGTGVLTKHLLEKDAEVHVIEIDTESVEYLESHYLHLRGRIHEKDFLKHDLGQIFGQEQFAIIGNFPYNISTQIVFKVLQMRDQIPEFSGMFQKEVAKRICEKEGNKTYGILSVLTQAFYEAEYLFTVPPSVFNPPPKVDSGVLRLRRKENFSLDCNEKLFFRIVKTSFNQRRKTLRNSLKSLNLPDNLREDAIFGLRPEQLGFQQFIELTQKIEPYAISSN; encoded by the coding sequence ATGAAAAAATATAAACCTTCCTTTAACAAGCCCTCCTCTAATCATCGTAATAATGAGGATCAGGGAGTAAGGGCAAAAAAACATCTGGGACAGCATTTTCTTACCGACGAGAATATTGCGGCTAAGATTGCAGATACCTTGAGTTACAATGGCTATGAGAAGGTGTTGGAAATAGGTCCGGGAACCGGAGTTCTTACCAAACATTTGTTAGAGAAAGATGCTGAAGTTCATGTGATAGAAATAGATACTGAAAGTGTGGAATATCTCGAGAGTCACTATTTGCATCTGCGAGGGAGAATTCATGAAAAAGATTTTTTAAAGCATGATCTCGGGCAGATTTTTGGGCAGGAGCAATTTGCGATAATAGGTAACTTTCCCTATAATATTTCTACTCAGATCGTCTTTAAAGTACTCCAAATGAGAGATCAGATTCCTGAATTTTCAGGAATGTTTCAAAAAGAAGTTGCCAAGCGTATCTGTGAAAAAGAGGGAAATAAAACCTACGGAATTTTAAGCGTACTTACACAGGCTTTTTATGAAGCTGAATATCTCTTTACAGTTCCGCCTTCAGTATTTAATCCGCCGCCAAAAGTGGACAGCGGTGTTTTAAGACTGCGCAGAAAAGAAAATTTTAGCCTTGATTGTAATGAAAAATTATTTTTCAGGATAGTTAAAACTTCATTTAACCAGCGTAGAAAGACCCTTCGGAATAGTTTAAAAAGTCTTAATCTTCCTGATAATTTAAGGGAAGATGCTATCTTTGGCCTTCGGCCGGAACAACTCGGTTTCCAGCAGTTTATTGAGCTGACACAAAAAATTGAGCCGTATGCAATTTCAAGTAACTGA
- a CDS encoding 50S ribosomal protein L25/general stress protein Ctc, with product MKSITINGSKRESVGKKATKALRNAGQVPCVLYGVEGDPLHFAAEEISFKNLVYTPDVHTVKIKLKSGESYDAILQDIQFHPLTDAILHIDFYQIFGEKPITMEIPIHTEGVARGVKNGGVLRYNLRRLKVRGLPADLPDYIVANVSKLKIGQKLYVTGVDSKDFVIQHPDNTVICQVRTSRNLVELEDEDEDEDEVAADEVPATEVDDQAAVKEGEGKE from the coding sequence ATGAAATCAATTACGATCAACGGATCTAAAAGAGAAAGCGTAGGCAAGAAGGCAACGAAAGCACTACGTAATGCTGGACAGGTTCCTTGCGTATTGTACGGGGTAGAAGGTGATCCACTACACTTTGCAGCAGAGGAAATATCATTCAAGAATTTAGTGTACACTCCAGATGTACACACTGTAAAAATCAAATTAAAAAGTGGAGAATCTTATGATGCTATCCTTCAGGATATCCAATTTCATCCTTTAACAGATGCGATTCTTCATATTGATTTCTACCAGATCTTTGGTGAGAAACCAATTACTATGGAAATTCCAATTCACACCGAAGGTGTTGCAAGAGGGGTTAAGAACGGTGGTGTATTAAGATATAACCTTCGTCGTCTTAAAGTAAGAGGATTACCAGCAGATCTTCCAGATTACATCGTAGCAAACGTTTCTAAGCTTAAAATTGGTCAGAAGCTTTATGTTACTGGAGTAGATAGCAAAGACTTTGTGATCCAGCATCCGGATAATACTGTAATTTGTCAGGTAAGAACATCTCGTAACCTTGTAGAACTTGAGGACGAAGATGAAGACGAAGACGAAGTAGCAGCAGATGAAGTACCAGCAACTGAAGTTGATGATCAGGCAGCTGTAAAAGAAGGAGAAGGTAAAGAGTAA